The following proteins are co-located in the Sporolactobacillus pectinivorans genome:
- a CDS encoding PrsW family glutamic-type intramembrane protease has translation MASRWYYYDGQETRGPLSEDEMKLLVSKGKINDDTLAIAQGMTEWKNIRNTTIHQANRQSVDQRVRTASRGSGGFMSRATEKMNKMVGEHGPVDLKLRDLFSQVFQQHTKEESEQIFIAGTAFTTPSEVDISSAWPKPWLFSRVFLIFFITYGMLWICLTEFGNPYALPGLMLIGSFAVPFSLVVFFFETNVPRNINLFDVVRMFFIGGVASIIVTLVLYTIFPVYRISITSAFVIGMVEELGKLLIMIGFISQLNVKYLLNGLLIGAVIGAGFASFESAGYAFRAFQTMRNETFLNVIVMRAWTSIGTHAVWTAIAGGALVLVKQSQPFTLNMLSRSRFLKLMVVPIFLHAFWDMPLPVIGDSVIKVILLIMISWLFIFVLMNSGLKQVTRLSAIKKSAHD, from the coding sequence ATGGCATCCCGTTGGTATTATTACGATGGTCAGGAGACTCGAGGCCCTTTATCAGAAGATGAGATGAAATTGCTTGTAAGCAAAGGAAAAATCAACGACGACACACTGGCGATCGCTCAAGGTATGACGGAATGGAAGAACATTCGAAATACAACGATTCATCAGGCGAATCGGCAATCAGTGGATCAGCGGGTACGTACGGCATCCCGCGGATCGGGGGGCTTTATGAGCCGCGCAACAGAAAAAATGAATAAAATGGTTGGTGAACACGGCCCGGTTGACCTAAAACTTCGCGATCTTTTTTCGCAAGTTTTTCAGCAGCATACGAAAGAAGAAAGTGAGCAAATTTTTATCGCCGGTACCGCTTTTACAACCCCTAGTGAAGTGGACATATCTTCCGCCTGGCCAAAACCTTGGCTCTTCTCAAGAGTTTTTCTGATCTTCTTTATTACTTATGGCATGCTTTGGATTTGTCTGACAGAGTTTGGCAATCCTTATGCGCTTCCGGGCTTAATGCTGATTGGCTCCTTTGCAGTTCCCTTCTCTCTGGTCGTCTTCTTTTTTGAGACCAATGTCCCCCGAAATATCAATCTTTTTGATGTTGTTCGCATGTTCTTTATCGGAGGCGTGGCCTCAATCATTGTGACACTTGTCCTTTATACGATTTTTCCGGTTTACCGGATCAGTATCACGAGCGCATTTGTCATCGGTATGGTTGAAGAACTGGGAAAACTGCTGATTATGATCGGATTCATCAGTCAGCTAAATGTCAAATATTTATTGAATGGCCTGCTGATCGGCGCGGTCATCGGCGCGGGTTTTGCGTCGTTTGAATCCGCGGGCTATGCTTTTCGGGCGTTTCAAACGATGCGTAATGAAACCTTTCTGAATGTTATTGTGATGCGAGCTTGGACAAGCATCGGCACACATGCTGTTTGGACCGCCATTGCTGGGGGAGCGCTCGTTTTAGTTAAGCAGAGCCAGCCGTTCACCTTGAACATGCTGTCCAGATCACGATTTCTCAAATTGATGGTTGTCCCTATTTTCCTTCACGCTTTTTGGGACATGCCGCTTCCGGTTATCGGGGATTCCGTGATTAAAGTGATTCTTTTAATCATGATCAGCTGGCTCTTTATTTTTGTTTTAATGAATAGCGGTTTGAAACAAGTGACACGGCTTTCAGCGATAAAAAAATCGGCGCACGATTAA
- a CDS encoding PLP-dependent aminotransferase family protein: MDWEPKKEKKGLPLYDQIARHFEKQIMEGQLMPGGKLPPERNLAKRLGVNRTTVVRAYDVLRSTGLVNSVRGSGTVVCQRRLGVNPVRVTNWHDYANGGSFLPTLPILQKLNEARNHHELINLSSGELCREDYPVARIQQIMKESALDAPLGYPEPQGYEPLRIGISRLLKQQYKIHAEAKDILITAGSQQALLLITQCLLNPGDAIALEYPSYFYSLPLFHSAGLRMFGAPMDHEGIIPEELERLLNKKPIKMLFINPTYQNPTGITLSGQRRKTIISICESRRIPIVEDDPYSLLYFNSESAEISSLFSMSHNQSVIYIGSLSKTVAPGLRIGWMVAPETVLKRLKDAKDQMDHGTNIVTQMIAARFITSGIWEAHLKVLREKLRRRKNKMIHSLKAYSKDKLSWTTPKGGYHLWVKCPDHFSDVERLQSGIENGVLFVPGTIYGAHPRYVRLSYSGLKENEIAEGVKRFVSSVR, translated from the coding sequence ATGGATTGGGAGCCAAAGAAAGAAAAAAAGGGTTTGCCGTTATATGATCAGATCGCTCGACACTTTGAAAAGCAAATTATGGAGGGTCAATTAATGCCCGGCGGCAAGCTGCCGCCAGAACGGAATTTAGCAAAGCGGTTGGGTGTTAATCGAACAACCGTAGTTCGGGCATATGATGTGCTTCGATCAACAGGACTTGTGAATTCTGTAAGAGGGAGCGGAACAGTTGTCTGCCAGAGACGGTTGGGCGTCAATCCCGTTCGCGTGACCAACTGGCATGACTATGCGAACGGGGGCTCTTTTTTGCCTACGCTCCCGATTCTTCAAAAACTCAATGAGGCAAGAAATCATCACGAACTCATCAATTTATCAAGTGGGGAACTTTGCCGGGAAGATTACCCTGTTGCCCGTATTCAGCAGATCATGAAGGAGTCAGCTCTGGATGCTCCGCTTGGCTATCCTGAACCTCAGGGGTATGAACCGCTTAGAATTGGGATCAGCCGCTTGTTAAAGCAGCAATACAAAATTCATGCAGAGGCAAAGGACATACTTATTACAGCCGGTTCACAGCAAGCGCTATTGCTGATCACGCAGTGCCTGCTCAATCCGGGTGACGCGATCGCACTGGAATATCCGTCGTATTTTTATTCTCTGCCGCTCTTTCATTCCGCCGGGCTTAGAATGTTTGGGGCGCCCATGGATCATGAAGGAATCATTCCGGAAGAACTTGAGAGACTGCTTAACAAAAAGCCGATTAAAATGCTGTTTATCAATCCAACCTATCAAAATCCGACAGGGATTACATTATCAGGGCAACGCAGAAAAACGATTATTTCCATATGTGAAAGTCGACGGATCCCGATTGTGGAGGATGATCCGTACAGTCTGCTCTATTTTAACAGCGAATCGGCCGAGATTTCTTCGCTATTCTCAATGAGTCATAACCAATCCGTGATATACATAGGGAGTCTATCGAAAACGGTGGCTCCCGGTCTTCGCATCGGGTGGATGGTTGCCCCGGAAACAGTATTGAAGCGACTGAAAGATGCCAAGGATCAAATGGATCATGGAACGAATATTGTAACTCAAATGATCGCAGCACGTTTTATAACATCTGGAATATGGGAAGCTCATCTTAAAGTTTTGCGGGAAAAGCTTCGTCGCAGAAAAAATAAAATGATTCATTCACTCAAAGCGTACTCAAAAGACAAGTTGAGCTGGACAACCCCAAAGGGAGGTTATCATCTGTGGGTCAAATGTCCGGATCATTTTTCGGATGTGGAGCGGCTTCAGTCAGGAATAGAAAATGGGGTTCTGTTTGTTCCAGGTACTATTTATGGGGCACATCCGAGATATGTCCGGTTAAGTTACTCCGGTTTGAAAGAAAACGAAATCGCGGAGGGTGTCAAGCGATTTGTCTCTTCAGTCAGGTAA
- a CDS encoding FMN-binding negative transcriptional regulator, translating into MYIPEHFKMTTDEDMFKMIEQNSFATLFSQHHGAPYATHLPVTLNRKKRLLCGHFARSNPQWEDIGQQEILAVFQGPHRYISPSWYETNTAVPTWNYVAVHIYGQVELITDPKELMNTLNAMVQKYEKPGYTYKLTDVNPAFVNKLFNGIVGFKIKINRMEGKQKLSQNNPEERQKRIIEHLKAIKQANENEMAQMMENNLNKKARNNADQ; encoded by the coding sequence ATGTACATCCCGGAACATTTTAAAATGACGACAGATGAGGATATGTTTAAGATGATCGAACAAAATTCTTTTGCCACGTTATTTTCCCAGCATCACGGGGCGCCGTATGCTACTCATCTACCCGTAACATTAAACCGGAAAAAAAGATTACTCTGCGGGCATTTCGCTCGCTCCAATCCGCAGTGGGAGGATATTGGCCAACAGGAGATACTTGCTGTTTTTCAGGGACCGCATCGTTACATCTCTCCTTCCTGGTATGAGACAAACACCGCCGTCCCGACATGGAACTACGTTGCCGTACATATTTACGGACAAGTGGAATTAATCACCGACCCTAAAGAACTGATGAACACCCTCAACGCTATGGTTCAAAAATACGAAAAACCGGGATATACGTACAAGCTGACTGATGTTAATCCGGCATTTGTCAATAAGTTATTTAATGGAATTGTCGGCTTCAAAATTAAAATCAATCGGATGGAAGGAAAGCAGAAGCTCAGCCAAAATAACCCCGAGGAACGTCAAAAACGAATCATCGAGCATCTAAAAGCAATAAAACAAGCCAATGAAAATGAAATGGCTCAGATGATGGAAAATAATTTGAATAAGAAAGCCAGGAATAATGCTGACCAGTAA
- a CDS encoding nuclear transport factor 2 family protein translates to MKKSEIIECEKRLQEAMLSSDVTALDELIDDDLIFVDHFGQILTKENDLETTVWSVKLF, encoded by the coding sequence ATGAAAAAATCAGAAATTATAGAATGTGAAAAAAGGCTTCAAGAGGCAATGTTAAGTAGTGACGTAACAGCCCTAGATGAATTGATTGACGATGACCTTATCTTTGTTGACCATTTTGGACAAATATTAACTAAAGAAAATGATCTTGAAACAACGGTCTGGAGCGTTAAACTTTTCTGA
- a CDS encoding alpha/beta hydrolase, with translation MYQELCIIIHGFAGNPREVEPLARALERKGYEVMTPLLPGHSTDKKRMEKITALDWLQMIEEIMEHAIEENKKIHLIGFSMGAMIASIMACRYRVASLVLLSPAVYVLTPYVLRMRLEQFFQYTGKHRSLPDHERLNKQSLIRSIPLHNVFQFQKVVRQAKRIFQHISIPLCIIHGQKDETVDPKSAELIFRVAPSKEKELHYLPHSKHHIFLDSEGDMVIQTVTKFLEKYH, from the coding sequence ATGTATCAGGAGTTATGTATCATTATTCACGGGTTTGCAGGAAACCCTCGGGAGGTAGAGCCATTAGCGCGCGCTTTGGAACGAAAGGGTTATGAAGTTATGACGCCCTTGTTGCCCGGGCACAGTACAGACAAAAAGCGGATGGAGAAAATCACTGCATTGGATTGGCTGCAAATGATTGAAGAAATCATGGAACATGCCATTGAAGAAAATAAAAAAATTCATTTGATTGGTTTTTCTATGGGGGCAATGATCGCTTCGATTATGGCCTGTCGATATCGAGTAGCTTCATTAGTATTACTTTCTCCGGCTGTATACGTGCTCACACCTTACGTCTTAAGGATGCGGCTGGAACAATTTTTTCAATACACAGGAAAGCATCGTTCCTTGCCTGATCATGAGAGGCTCAACAAGCAATCACTAATCCGTTCTATCCCGCTTCATAATGTGTTCCAATTTCAAAAGGTCGTCCGCCAGGCAAAAAGAATTTTTCAACATATCTCGATTCCGCTTTGTATCATTCATGGGCAAAAGGATGAAACTGTGGATCCGAAAAGTGCCGAATTGATTTTTCGCGTGGCTCCATCAAAAGAAAAAGAGCTACATTATCTTCCGCACTCAAAGCACCACATTTTTCTGGATTCCGAGGGCGACATGGTCATTCAGACAGTTACTAAATTCTTAGAAAAATATCACTAG
- a CDS encoding alpha/beta fold hydrolase, protein MPFIMVNGCKLYFTVQGQGTPLLFIHPPVLTHFNFEHQMKELSKYFRIITFDIRGHGRSSFSRQPLTYPLIAEDMKHLLDHLNIQKAFVCGYSTGGSIALEFLLAQTDRALGGILISGLSEVNDWILKNKIVLAMTLAKLKALSVLALYISGTNMDTRSSFWKMVKEERKGTAQNIAEYYRYSLSYNCTNKLEKIKQPILLIYGQGDKGFYRYAKLLHDKLPQNELKWIPHVKHQLPTKAALKLNGLIKQFIDTHKK, encoded by the coding sequence ATGCCTTTCATCATGGTGAACGGTTGCAAACTCTATTTTACGGTTCAAGGTCAGGGAACACCCCTTCTCTTTATTCATCCCCCGGTACTGACTCATTTCAATTTTGAGCATCAAATGAAGGAATTATCGAAGTATTTCCGGATTATTACTTTTGATATCCGAGGGCATGGAAGAAGTTCATTTTCCAGACAGCCTTTAACTTATCCTTTGATTGCAGAAGATATGAAGCACTTATTGGACCATCTAAACATTCAAAAAGCGTTCGTCTGCGGTTATTCTACAGGCGGATCCATCGCTCTTGAATTTTTGCTGGCTCAAACGGATCGGGCACTGGGAGGGATCCTGATCAGCGGTTTGTCTGAAGTCAATGATTGGATTTTAAAAAATAAAATTGTGTTAGCGATGACACTTGCCAAATTAAAAGCTCTTTCTGTATTGGCCTTATATATATCCGGAACGAATATGGATACCAGGTCCTCATTTTGGAAAATGGTTAAGGAAGAACGCAAAGGAACTGCGCAAAATATTGCAGAGTATTATCGATATAGCCTGTCCTATAATTGCACAAATAAATTGGAAAAAATTAAACAGCCCATTTTATTAATCTATGGACAGGGAGATAAAGGTTTTTACCGTTATGCCAAATTGTTGCACGACAAGTTGCCACAGAATGAATTGAAATGGATCCCTCATGTCAAACATCAACTGCCGACGAAAGCCGCTTTAAAATTAAATGGTTTGATCAAGCAATTTATAGATACACACAAGAAATAG